The genomic region GAGCGGCCAGAGCGTGAGCGTCAACGGCGCGTGTCTGACCGTCGAGGAGAGCGACCGGGGAAGCTTCGAGGTGTTCCTCGCCGCCGAGACCGTCTCGCGGACCTACCTCGGGGAGCTACGGGAGGGCGATCGGGTCAACCTCGAACGCGCGATGCCCGCCGACGGGCGGTTCGACGGCCACCTCGTGCAGGGACACGTCGACGGCGTCGGCGAGGTCCGCGGGATCGAGGAGGTGGGCGAGGACTGGCGATTCGCGTTCTCGCTGCCCGCCGAGGTCGAGAGCTACGTCGTCGAGAAGGGCTCGATCACCGTCGACGGGATCAGCCTCACCGTCGCGGCGCTCTCCGAGGGGTTCTCGGTTGCGATCATCCCGACGACGTACGAGGAGACGACGCTCTCGGGGAAGTCGGTGGGCGACCCCGTTCACCTCGAGGCGGACGTGATCGCCAAGTACGTCGAGCGGGTCAGCGCTCCGTATCGGGATCGAACTCCGTGAGTTCGGGGGTCGGTTCGTCCTCGCCTCGCACGATCCCGGCGTCGGCGTAGGCCCGCCGGTAGGCCGAGAGCTTCCGGTAGAGGAAGTACCCCACCAGCCCGTCGTAGAGGACGATGAAGCCGATCAGGGCGACGGCGGGCGTGATCCAGCTCGCGGCCGCGACGAGCAGGCTCGGGACGACTCCCGAGAGCGTGTTGTACAGCCCGTGGAAGAACGCGGCGATCAACACCCCCTTGATGACGATCGGGCCGGCGTTCTCGCGGTTGAACTTCGCCAACCCGAGGTAGTAGCCCGCGATCGACGAATAGAGGACGTGGCCCGGCCCCGCGAGCGCGCGGGTCGCGGCGGTGTCGCCCGCGGCGCCGATCACCTCGATCCCGGCGAGGCCGGCCTCCAGGCCCCGCGTGATGTATATCGCGTTCTCGATGGTCGCGAAACCGAGGCCGGCGGCCGCGCCGTAGACCGCCCCGTCGATGACGGCGTCGAAGCGGACGTCGCGGTAGGCGAACAGACGCACCGCCAGCAGTTTGACCGTCTCCTCGACGGGGCCGACCACGAGGAAGAAGAACAGTGGCAGGCCGATCAGCGCGGGCAGCGCGCCGAACGCCGGCTGGAGAAGTGAGTTGACGACGGCGGCGAACATCGCGAAGAGCACGGCGAGCAGGAAGGTGGCGACCAGCAGCGAGAGGGGTTCGCCCGTCGTCACGTCGATGTGCCAGATGTAGGCGGCGATGGCGAAGGCGGGCACCACCGAGAGGATCACCAGCACCCCGACCACGGGATCGGAGAGCGCACCCAGCCCCCCGAGGACGAACTGGGCGATCAGAAAGGCCAGCGCGAGGAGGACCACGAACGCCTTCGTGCCCGCGACGCCGACCCGATAGAGCCACGCCGCGAGCGTGTCGACCGCCGAGCGCCGTTCCCACGTCGAGACGTCGTAGAGGTCCCGGGAGCCGCGCGTCTCGCGATCGACCGGATCTCGCTGCATACCACCCGTACAGGAGGATTCCCCCTAACTTTTTGGACTCCGGCGGCGGTTCGGGCCGGGTGCGGGACGGCCCCGGCGGATCGCGCCCCGCTAGTATCCCCTAGTATACATTGGTCAGTATGAGGGAGGTCGTTAAGTACCACGGGTCGTGAGTACGTGTCACTGTGTTCAGCACCAGCCGCGGGATCCTGTACAGCGCCCCGCCGGGAGAGGACGACGCGTCCCGTCGATCCGAGGCCGACGCGCCGACCCCCGCACCCGCCGACGACTAGTCAGACTCAACAGACAGGGGCCCGAACCACGGGTATGCACTTCGATCAGCGCACCCAGCAGGCGCTTCGCGAGGCCGGCCTCGACCGGGAGGCGATCGTCGCGGCCTCCGATCGGGTCGCCGAACTCGTCGACGAGGACGCCGCCGAGTTGGAGGCCTTCTTCGAGACCCACGACACCGTCTACTCGGACATGGACCTCGCTCACAGTAGAGACGAATTCCCCGAGCACACCGTCGAGTACTGCGACATCTTCACCCACGGCTCCGACGTCCGCGGCTATCTCCGTTTCGACACCTGGGGCGTGCCCGTCGAGGGCGGGCGGGTCCTCGCCGAGGACTGCGTCGAACTCACGCTGGGTCCGACCGTCGATACTCGGGTACGGTTCGCTCCCTCGCGCGACGCGCTATGAGGGCCACGATCCGGGGGATCTACACGACCGCGCTCACGCGGCTGTTCTCGACGGCGGGCCACGAGGTCGTCCAGGCGACCGGCCCGATTCGCGAGCGTTTCGAGCGCGAGTTCGGGGACGGCCCCGCGGAGCTTTCCTGTACCACGAGCCGCGACCGACAGGGCGTCTCGCTCTCGGGGGGGCCGGAGGCCGTCGAGGAAGGACGGAGGCTGCTCGCCGTCGAGCGCGACACGTTCGTCTGGGACGATCCCACGCCGCTTGGCGCGGTTTTCGAGGGGCGGGTAGAGGGGACCCGCGGCGGCGGGGCGGTCGTCTCGCTCGAAGGGGGCGAGGGGTACCTCCCGTTCGACGACAGCGAGGAGTACGTCGAGGAGGGCGACACCCTCCGCGTGCAGGTCACGGAGCCGACCCCGCCGTGGAGCGACGACGACCCGCGGGTGTCGACGACGATCCGTGCGCGGACCCCCAGCGGTCTGGCGGCGCTTCGCGAGGGCGAGTCGGGGATCGACGCGCCCGACGCCGAAACCGCCGGATTGGTCGACCTGCTCTCGGTCGACGTTCCTGGGAACTGGGGCGTCTCGCTCGGGCGGCGTGCGCGGGAGGCGAACCTCTCGGACCTCGAAGCGGGCCTCTCGCGGGCGGCGGACCTCGCCGCGGCGTTCGAGAAAGGCGAGTTGAACCCGTACGCGACCGCGTGGTGCTGGTTCGGCCGCGAGAGCCGGTTTTCGCTCGACGAGGTACGACGGGAAGTCACGACCACGATGGCGGGCCACCACCGGATCAAGGCGGGGTCGAACCGGGCGAGCGACGCCGTCGACTTCGCTGAGGCGCTCTGTGAACCCGACGAGTTCCCGTTCGACGCCGTGGCGAGCCAGTTCGGGCCCCGGGAGGGCGACGACCTCGCGATGGAGCACGGCAAACCCGACGGGCGGGTGATCACGCTCGGGCGCGGCGAGGTGATCGAGTACGACCCCGAGGGCTCGATCACCCTTCGCCGCGAGATGACCGCCGGCGGGAGCTACGACGCCCTCGGGACCCCCCGCGAGTCGGGCGACGTGGCGATCACCACCCTGAAGGAGGGGCGGTGGTGGTATCCGACGACCTACCGGGACGGCGGGGGCGCGACCAAGGGGACCTACGTCAACGTCTGTACGCCCGTCGAACTGTTCCCGAAAAGCGCGAGATACGTCGACCTCCACGTCGACGTGGTCAAACACCCCGACGGAACCGTCGAGCGCGTCGACGGCGAGGAGTTGGACGAGGCGGTCGACGCCGGCCTCGTGAGCGACGAGTTGGCCGAGAAGGCCCGGGGCGTCGCGGCGGCGATCGAGCGCGCGCTGGCCTAGGCGTCGGGGACGTCGGCGTCCTTGTCTTCCACGTCGCGTTTCATCGACTCCCGGCGGGATTGGGCGTCCCTCCCCGTCGCTTCGAGCAGGAAGTCGTTTTTCGCGCTCACGGCGTCGGCGGCGGCGTCGGCGTTGCCCTCGGCGATGACGTCCTCGGCCGGACGCTCCTCGAAGTGGACGGCGAGTTTGTCCTTCTTGCCGCTGTAGGCGACCGCGCCGGCGACGATCCGCTCGAAGACCGGGTTGTCGGGGTCGTCGACCACGTAGAGGTCGCTGCCGTTGTACTCCTCGGTGTCGGTGATCGAACCGAAGTACTCCTCGATGGTCCCCTCCATGTCGGGGATGCGCTCCTCGAGGTGCTCGCCGCGTCGCATCTTGTATTCGCGCATTGGGCCCCGTTCGACAGCGGCGGATTTACGGGTTTCGTCTCAGGGCTCGCGCTCGGCCAGATAGCCCCGGTGACACTCCGGACAGATGTCGCCCGCGCGCAGCGAGTCGCGCTCGTCGAGGCCCGACGCCTCGCAGTTGGGGCAGTACAGCACCGTCTCGCCCCCCGCCCCGGCCGACCGGTCGGGTGCGGGCGTCGGGCCCGCGCTGACGAACGTCGGCTCCGAACCGCCCCCGGCGTCCGATCCCTCGGACGAGTCGATGATCTCCGCACCCTGATCGGCCTGCGGGGTGAGGCCGCCGCCGAAGTCGAGGTCCGTCTTCCCGCCGGGGGCCGTCGCGTCGAACCCCTCGTCCTCGCCCTCGACGCTCGGCCAGCCCGACGAGCCGCCGGCCCCCCGGTCGTGGTCATCGACCTCGGGCCACGCGCCCGGTTCGCGTTCCTCGCCCTCGATTCCGTCCTCGATGATCTCCGTGTCCTCGGTCGCGGGGTCGGCCTCGACGGTCGGTTCGCGCTCGTCCCCTCGGGGGCCGGCGTCCGACCCAGGTTCGGGGCCGGCCTCCGGGCGCGGTTCGATCCCGGGGCCCGCGGGGTCGGCGTCGGCCTCTCTCGACTCGGACTCGGGTCGGGGTCTGGCCGGGCCCGGTTGGGCGGTTCTGGGCCGTGGCTGGGAGCGCTGTGTGACCTCCGTGTTCTCGCTGATCGTCCTCGCCTTGCCACAGCGCGTGCAGCGCTCGAGTTCGACGACGCTGATGACCACCTCGTTGCCGCGTTCCTCGCGGTCGCGCTCGATCTCGCTTTCCCCGTATTCGTGACCGAGCAGTGAACAGCGGAGACTCATGGCTGTACCTACCGCGACAGGACCAAAAGAGTACTGCTCTTTCGGGTCTCGCTCCAGACGCCGGGTCAGCCCACAGTATAAATCCCTCGCCGTCGGAGTGGAGGGTATGGGGGCAAAGCGGGCGTACCGGAACCGGACGGACAGCGAGGTCGCCGTCCTCGACGCGCTGATCGAGCGACCGGAGGGCGGTATGACGGTCCTCGAACTGCGGACCCGCGCCGACGTGACGATCGACGAACTCGAGACCGCGCTCGGGGAGCTAAAGCGCGCGGACCTGATCACGGTCGAGAAGAACGGCGATCGAACCGTCATCCTGCCCGACGAGTCGGTCGTTCCCGATCCCGACAGCGAGGAGCCGTCGATCGTCGAGCGGCTCCGCGATCGACTGCCGTTCTAAGCGCCACGTTTTACCGGCGCGACACCCGAGTCAGCGGTATGGATACGGAGAGGAGCCGACGATGACCGTCCTCGAATCCTTCCACGCGAACCACGGCGCGACCTTCGAGGAGCGCGGCGGACGGACGGTTCCGAGACACTACGGCCGGCCCGAGCGAACCCACCAGGCCGTCAGGAACGGCGTCGGGATCGTCGAGATGGCCTACGGCGTCCTGACGATCACCGGCGACGACCGGGTGGAGTACGTCGACAACGTCGTCTCGAACCGGGTTCCTGAAAGCGACGGCGAGGGCCGGTACGCGCTGTTGTGTGACCCGCAGGGCCGGATCGAACTCGACCTCTATATTTATAACGCCGGCGAGCGCCTCCTGCTCTTTACCCCGCCCGGGCGTGCCCGAGGACTGGCCGAGGAGTGGCGCGAGAAGGTGTTCATCCAGGACGTCGGGATCGACGTGGCGAGCGACGACCTCTCGGTTCTGGGCGTTCACGGGCCGAAGGCCACCGAGAAGGTCGCGAGCGTCCTCAACAAGATCGGCGTCCCCGAGGGATCGCTCGTGTTCGATCGGGGGTCGATCAACGACGTGGGCGTGACCGTCATCGCCGCCGACGACCCCACGGGCGAGGACGGCTACGAGATCGTCTGTAGCGCCGCGGAGAGCGAGGCGGTGATGGACGCGCTGATCAACTACGGGACCGGGGCCGTGCCCTTCGGAACGCGAACGTGGGAGACGCTCACGCTCGAAGCCGGGACGCCGCTTTTCGAGAGCGAACTCGAGGGGAGGCTCCCGAACGTCCTCGGGCTCCGAAACGCCGTCGACTTCGAGAAGGGCTGTTTCGTCGGCCAGGAGGTGATCAGCCGCGTCGAGAACCGGGGGGAACCGAGCCGACGGCTCGTCGGGCTACGGTGTGAGGCGCTTCCAGAGGGCGGTACGGCGGTCTTCGACGGCGAGGCGGTCGGCGAGGTGACGCGGGCGATCGAGAGCCCCTCGCTCGGCGAGCCGATCGCGTTCGCGCTCGTGGAGTACGGGCTAGAGGGCGGGGAACTGACGATCGGGGCCGAGGGGGCGTCCGCGACGGTCGCGGAACTGCCGTTCGTCGAGGGGAGCGGGCGTTCGGCCCGGATACCCGAGTACGCCGAGTGACGTCCCCGTCGAGGCCCGTACCGACGTGGCGTCCGCCGGAGCCACGCTGAAGGGGGTCGGCGTCGATGCCACCGTATGGGACGAGATACCGACTTCGAACGGCTCGCCGAACGGATCCGAACGCACTCGATCGAGGCGTCGGGATCGAACACCGGTCGGGTGACGATGCGCGACCTCGACGAGGTGAGCCACGAGTCGCTTCGCGAACTGCTCGACGCGCTCGACGCCGACCCCGGCACCCGCGTCTTCTACCTCTCGCCGGCGAACGCCGACAGGGTTCTCGCGGGAACGGACGCGGACGACGTCGACGACCTGTCGGAGTGCCTCGGCCGCGACCTTCGGGTCGAGGAGTCGATGCCCGACGACACCGTCCTCCTCATGGATCCCGACGCGATCGACGGCGGGGAGGTCGCGGATCCGGGCGCGGTCGTCTGTGGCACCGTCGGCGACCGGACCTGAGGCTACGACCGCGAGAGCAGCGCCCGCAACTGGCCGCGCGAGAAGAGCGAACTCGGCCGGTCCATGTGGACGCCGATCTCCCCCGAGAACGCGCGCAACCCCGCCGACTGGACGGGTTCGGGCAGCGAGTAGGCCCGCCGGAGCACGCTCCCGAGGCGGATCTCGCGCGAGAGGTCCGAGCGCCACGCCTTCTCGTACCTCTTCAGCGTCTTCGGGCGCTCGGGGTCGACGGTGTCGGCGGCGTGGTCCGCCGCGGTCATCCCGTAGAGGATGCCCCCGCCGGTGAAGGGTTTCGTCTGGGCGGCGGCGTCCCCGATCAGGAAGCCCCGCTCGCTCGTGACCCGCTTCGGCGGCCCGATCGGGATCGCCCCCGAACAGAAGTCCGCGGTCTCGACGCCGTAGTCGTCCGTGAACGCCTCGAAGAGGTCGCGGACCTCGCGTCCCGGCGGCGCGGCCAGGCCGTACTCGACGCCGGCTTCTCCTCGGGGAATCCGCCACGCGAAAAAGCGCGGGGTCGTGAGGTGGACGTCGACGAAGTCGGCGTGGTCCGCCGTCGCGTCGAAGCCCAGCACCCCGTGGAGGAGTTCGCCGGGTTCGTCGATCCCGAGGTCGCGGCGGGTGCGCGAGACGGGGCCGTCACAGCCGGCGACCATGCGCGCGCGGAACTGCGCGCTCCCGTCGGGCGTGCTCGCCGAGACGACGACGTGGTCGTCCTCCTCCGTGACGCCCGTGACGGTGTGGTGCTCGCGGAGGTCCGCGCCGGCCTCGCGGGCGGCCGCCGCGAGGTGCTCGTCGAGTCCAACCCGGTCGATCACGTTCGAGATCGGCTCGTCGGTGTAGAACGGGTAGGCCTCGCCCTCGGGGTCGTCGGGACCCGTGAGGTAGAATCGCGCGCCCGTGATCTCGTTCTGGAGGAGGTCCTCGCGCGCGCCGTCGGGCGCGTACTCCCAGACGTCGGTGCTGACGTGGCCCGAACAGGCCAACGGCTTGCCGACCGAGCCCTGCTCCAGGGCGAGCACGTCGTAGCCCTCCTCGGCGGCGCGACGGGCGAAGCGTGAACCGGCGGGGCCGGCCCCGACCACGACGAAGTCGTACATTCGACCGTGAGTACCGGATCGACGGCTAAATACCTTCGCGGTCCCGGGGCCGGCGGAAACGACGAAAACCCGATCGAACGTCACCAATAATGGGGCGATCAGACACACTGATACGGCTCGAACGCCGATGGTCGGCCGGGTTCGCTCGGATTCAGGTGCCTCTGATCCGGCCCGACCCGCTTTTCATACCGTCGATCGTGGGAGCGTGACCTGCGGCCCGGAGTCGACGGGCAACGGCACGAGTCGCGCCCGTCGTGGCTCCACTCGGTTCACGGGGTACGACCGCCAGTATCAGACGACCGCCAGCCCGCGAGGGGCCCCGTTCTCGAACGCCGGGGACCAGTCGACCGGGAGGCGCTCCCAGGAATCGCCATCGTCCGTCGAGCGAAACAGCCCGCGGTTGTTCACGGCGTAGAACCCACCCTCGTGGGCCGCGAGTACCGCCCGCACGACGCCCTCGCCGGTCGGAAGCCCGCGGTCGTCGAGGCGTTCCCACCGGCCGTCGCGGCGGCGGTAGACGTACGCGTCGGCCGCGTCGACCGAGTGCGCCGAACGCGCCCCGCTCGCGCTCGAGACGAGGACCGTGTCGGGGTCGGCCGGGTCGGGACACACGCTCCAGCAGTAGCGATGCGCCAACCCGTTCTGGGGGTGGGTCCACGTCTCGCCGCCATCCCGGCTCTCGGCGTAGCCGTCGCCCGCCGCCGAGTACACCCGGCCCGGGGCGTCGGGATGGGTCGCGAGCGAGTGGTTGTCACGGCGCGACCCAGGGGGGCGCTCGCGCCACGTCCCCCCGACGTCGTCGCTGACGATCAGCGCCCCGAGTTCGATCCCGACGTATATCCTACCGGAGTCGTGGGGGTCGAGTTCGATCCACCGGACGTGGTGCGTGTCGGGCCTGGGCGGGAAGAACCACTCCGGTTCGGAGGGGAGGTCGGCGATTCCCTCGACGTGCTCCCAGCTCTCGCCCGCGTCCCGCGACCGGTAGACCGCGCTGGGTTCGGTGCCGACCCAGACCTCCTCGGGGTCGTGTGGGCTGACCGTCGCGCTCATCACGCGATCCGAGTCGATCGACCGGCCGACCCGCTCGAAGGAGCGCCCGCCGTCGGCGCTCCGCAGGAGGCCGCCCTCGAAGGTGCCGACGAAGACCCTTTCGGGAACCTCGGGCGAGACGGCGACGCACTGGAGGTCGTGCGTTCCGAGACGACGCTCCGCCTCCCAGCCCGCTTCCTCGCTGGCGACGAGCAGCGTGTCCCGCATGGCCGCGTAGACGGTCGACATGACGATGGGTAGGGGGTCGACGGACAAAAGCGGTGAGGGCGATCAGGTGCGTGCCCCGCGGGACGTGTATCGAAGCGCGCCGACGCAGACGAGGCCGGCGAGCGCGCCGACCGCGAGCGTCGGAAAGGCGAGCGCGTAGCCGCCGGCGTCGAGCGCCCACCCGAAGACGACCGGTGAGACGACGGTCGTGCTGAACCCGACGAACGACTGGATCGACAGCGCGGTGCCGATCCGCTCGGGCGCGACGATCTCGGTGATCGCCGTGGAGGTCGGCGCGCTGTCCATCGTGACGGCGACGCCGTAGACGAACACGAGCGCGACGAGCGCGGGAAGCGAGAGCCAGTCCAACAGCCCGAGCGTCGCGCTGATCAGCCCGCTCGTCGCCAGCGCGACCGCGACGACGCGGAGGCGTCCGACCCGGTCGCTGAGCGCACCGCCGAGCAGGTTCCCGGGACCGCCGAGCGCCACCGCGACGCCCACGAGCGTCCCGGCGAGCAGTTCGGGCGAGCGCGTCGCCGCGAGGGCGGGCGCCGCGATCAGGAAGGCGGGCAGCCAGTTTCGCATCCCGAACAGCTCCCAGTTGTGCCACGAGTAGACCCCGACGGCGGCGAGATACGGGCGGTTGCGGAGCACCGCGAGGTCGACCCCGCCGCCCGTTCGCTCGGCGTCCGGCGCGTCGTGGCCCGCCACGAGGACGAGCGGCGCGACACAGAGCGCGCCGACGCTGGTCGCGACGACCGCCGTCCGCCAGTCGAGGGCGGCGGCGACCGACCCCGCGAGCAGGAAGGAGAGCCCGCTGCTCGCCGAGAAGGTGCCGACGTAGACGCCCATCGCCGTTCCCCGTGCTGTCTCGGGGTACCACTCGGCGACGAAGCGCATCCCGGGGACGTAGACGCCGGCCATGCCGACCCCGGCGACCAACCGGAGGAGGGTGCCCGAGAGGAATCCGGTAGCGAACAGGCCGAACGCGAGGCTCGCCCCGCCGGTGACCGTCGCGCCGACCGCGATCGACCACCGCGGGGAGCGACGGTCGACGAGCATCCCCACGGGGACGATCGCGGCGAGGTAGCCCGCCTGGAACGCGGCGAAGACGATCCCCGCACGCGTGCCCGAGATCCCCCAATCGGCGACGATCAGCGGCAACACCGCCGAGTAGTTGAACCAGACGAGGACCGAGAGAAAGAGCGAGACGCTCACGACCGCGAGCATCCGCGTTCGGGGCCGCTCGAAGGGGACCATTCCCGGCGAACCGACCACGGAAAGGGGAATAACCGTTCGGATGGCGGGCGAAATCGCCGGCGGCCACCGATCGGCGGTCAGTCGTCGGCGAGTGCGGGCTTTCGTTCGTCCGAGCGCGGGCCCTCGATGTCGACCGCGGGCAGCAGGTCCCGGAGATAGCGGCCCGTGTGGGAGGCCTCGATCTCGGCGACCTCCTCGGGGGTGCCCTCGGCGACGATTTCTCCCCCGTTTTCGCCGCCCTCGGGACCCAGATCCACGATGTGGTCGGCGTTCTTCACGAGGTCGAGTTCGTGTTCGACGACGACCACGGAGTTGCCGCCGTCGACCAGTCGTTGGAGAACGCTGATGAGCTTTCGCTCGTCCTCGCTGTGGAGGCCGGTGGTCGGCTCGTCGAGCAGGTAGAGCGTGTCGCCGGTGTCGCGCTTGCCGAGTTCCTCGGCGAGTTTGATGCGCTGTGCCTCACCTCCCGACAGCGTCGTCGAGGGCTGGCCCAGTCGCATGTAATCGAGGCCCACATCGGAAAGGAGTTGGAGGCGACTCGTGAGCCGCGTGTCGTGTTCGAAGAAGTCGAGGGCCTCCTCGACGCTCATGTCGAGGACGTCGGCGATCGTCTTCCCCTTGTATTCGACGTCGAGCGTCGCGTCGTTGTACCGCGAGCCCCCGCAGGCCTCGCAGGGCACGTAGACGTCCGAGAGGAAGTTCATCTCGATCTTTACAGTACCTTGCCCGCCACACTCCTCACAGCGCCCGCCCTTGACGTTGAACGAGAACCGCCCCTTCTCGTAGCCCCGCTGTTTCGCGAGGCTGGTCTCGGCGAACAGTTTACGGACGTAGTCGAAGACGCCGGTGTAGGTCGCGGGGTTCGATCTGGGAGTACGCCCGATGGGCGACTGGTCGATCAGGCGGACCTTCTCGATGTTCTCGATCCCCTCCACGTCGTCGTGGTCGCCGGGATCGACCGATGTATTGTCGTTCATCCGGCGGGCGAGCGCCTTGTAGAGGATCTCGAACATCAGGGTGGACTTGCCCGACCCCGAGACGCCCGTGATCGCCGTGAACGCTCCGACGGGGATTTCGACGTCCACGTCCTTCAGGTTGTGCTGGCGCGCGCCCCTGACCGTCAGCGTCTCCTCGAACCCTCGGCGCTCGTCGGGCACCGGGATCGACTTCCGACCGGAGAGGTAGTCGCCGGTGATCGACTCCTCGGCCGCACAGATGTCCTCGAAGTCGCCCTGTGCGACGACCTCGCCGCCGCGCTTTCCGGGGCCGGGCCCCATGTCGACGATGGTGTCCGCCCGGCGCATCGTCGCCTCGTCGTGCTCGACGACGATCAGGGTGTTGCCCAGATCCCGCAACCCTTCGAGGGTGTCGAGCAGGCGGTCGTTGTCGCGCTGGTGCAGTCCGATGGACGGTTCGTCGAGGACGTAGAGCACGCCCACGAGCCCGCTCCCGACCTGGGTGGCGAGGCGGATGCGCTGGCTCTCACCACCGGAGAGGGTCGCGGCCTCCCGGTCGAGGGTGAGGTATTCGAGGCCGACTTCCTCCATGAACCCGAGCCGCGCGCGGATCTCCTTCAAGATCTCCTCGGCGATGGTCAACTCGCGCTCCGTAAGAGCGGCCTCCATCCCCTCGAAGTGCGAGAGGGCGTCGCCAATGGACATCCGGTTGACCTCGGTGATCGCGGTGCCGTCGACCAGCACGTGACGCGACTGCTCCTTGAGGCGGGTGCCCTCGCAGGCGGGACACTCGGTGACGGCCATGTAGTCCTCGATGTGCTCGCGCGTCGAGTCCGAATCCGTCTCGATGTGGCGGCGCTGCAGGTTGGGGATGACGCCCTCGAAGCGCTTTTCCTTTCGCCGGGTCCCGTTTCGCGTCGAGCGCTTGAACACCACCCGTCGATCCGTCCCGTAGAGGAACTGTTCCTGAATATCGTCGGAGAGCTCCTCGAACGGGGTCGAGGGGCTCACGCCGAAGTGCTCCGCCACGGAGTCGATCCGCGTTCTGTAGTACGAGCGCTTGTAGCTCCACGGCTCGAAGACGTTCTTCAGGGGTTTTCCGGGGTCCCGAACCACGAGCGACTCGTCGACCTCCTTCGTCTTACCCAGTCCTTCGCACTCCGGGCAGGCCCCGTAGGGGCTGTTGAACGAAAAGGAGCGAGTCTCGATCTCGGAGAAGCGGAAGTCGCTGTTGGGGTTGCCCAGTTCCTCGGAGAACTCGATCGTGACCCGGTCGTCGCCCTCACCGCCGAGCGACCCCGTCGAGCGGGTGTTCGAGCCCAGATCCATTCCTTCAGGTGGGTCCGGAACGATGAGTTTGAGGACGCCGTCGGCCTCGTCGAGCGCGGTCTCGACGCTGTCTGCGATCCGCGCCCGTGCGTCCGGCGAGATCTCGATCCGGTCGACGATCACGTCGATCGTGTGGTCGTAGTTCTTGTCCAGGTCGGGTCGATCGAGCGTGAGGTCGTAGCCCTCGCCGTCGACCTCAACTCTGGAATACCCCTCGGAAACGAGTTCGTCGAAGAGGTCCTCGAACGCGCCCTTCCGGTCGCGGGCGACCGGTGCGGCGATCATCGCCCGCGTGCCCTTGGGTAACGAAAGGATCCCTCGGACCATGTCCTGAGCGCTCTGTTCGCCGACCTCCTCGCCCGTGATCGGGTCGTACTGCGTGCCGATCCGGGCGTAGAGCAGGCGGAGGTAGTCGTGGAGTTCGGTGACGGTGCCGACGGTCGAACGGGGGTTGTTCGCGGCGTTCTTCTGGTCGATCGAGATCGCCGGCGAGAGCCCCTCGACGGACTCGACCTGTGGCTTGTCCATCTGCCCGAGGAAGTTCCGGGCGTAGGCGGACAGCGACTCGATATACCGGCGCTGGCCCTCGGCGTAGATCGTCTCGAAGGCGAGCGAGGACTTGCCCGACCCCGACAGCCCGGTGACGACGGTGAACTGCTCGCGGGGGATCGACACGTCGAGGTCCTTGAGGTTATGTTCCTCTGCTCCACGGACCTCAATAAAATCCCGACTCATTGGGAGTTTCCTATGGGTGCGAGGGGGGTATACCCATCGGTTTCAGCGGCAAGCACTGGGAATGAATGACACGGTACGGGACCGTACACGGGCGTCGTGAACCGATCGACACGATTAGTTGCCGGGGCAACGAATCGGCGTCATGGCCGGTGCGCATCTGGCGAGGCTTGTCTCGCTCGCGGGTCGCGCGCTGAGCGCGCGGATCGTGGCGGGGCTCGACGAGCACGGAATCGGACGGGGCGAGTATCGGGTGCTGTTCGCGCTCTGTGAGCGGGAGGGGGTCTCCCAGACGGACCTCTGTGAGCGCCATCGGCTCGATAAGGGCGCGCTGGCGCGAGTCGTGGCCCGCCTCGAAGAACGGGGCTACGTCGAGCGCCGTCC from Halalkalicoccus sp. NIPERK01 harbors:
- a CDS encoding YCF48-related protein, with translation MSTVYAAMRDTLLVASEEAGWEAERRLGTHDLQCVAVSPEVPERVFVGTFEGGLLRSADGGRSFERVGRSIDSDRVMSATVSPHDPEEVWVGTEPSAVYRSRDAGESWEHVEGIADLPSEPEWFFPPRPDTHHVRWIELDPHDSGRIYVGIELGALIVSDDVGGTWRERPPGSRRDNHSLATHPDAPGRVYSAAGDGYAESRDGGETWTHPQNGLAHRYCWSVCPDPADPDTVLVSSASGARSAHSVDAADAYVYRRRDGRWERLDDRGLPTGEGVVRAVLAAHEGGFYAVNNRGLFRSTDDGDSWERLPVDWSPAFENGAPRGLAVV
- the uvrA gene encoding excinuclease ABC subunit UvrA, whose amino-acid sequence is MSRDFIEVRGAEEHNLKDLDVSIPREQFTVVTGLSGSGKSSLAFETIYAEGQRRYIESLSAYARNFLGQMDKPQVESVEGLSPAISIDQKNAANNPRSTVGTVTELHDYLRLLYARIGTQYDPITGEEVGEQSAQDMVRGILSLPKGTRAMIAAPVARDRKGAFEDLFDELVSEGYSRVEVDGEGYDLTLDRPDLDKNYDHTIDVIVDRIEISPDARARIADSVETALDEADGVLKLIVPDPPEGMDLGSNTRSTGSLGGEGDDRVTIEFSEELGNPNSDFRFSEIETRSFSFNSPYGACPECEGLGKTKEVDESLVVRDPGKPLKNVFEPWSYKRSYYRTRIDSVAEHFGVSPSTPFEELSDDIQEQFLYGTDRRVVFKRSTRNGTRRKEKRFEGVIPNLQRRHIETDSDSTREHIEDYMAVTECPACEGTRLKEQSRHVLVDGTAITEVNRMSIGDALSHFEGMEAALTERELTIAEEILKEIRARLGFMEEVGLEYLTLDREAATLSGGESQRIRLATQVGSGLVGVLYVLDEPSIGLHQRDNDRLLDTLEGLRDLGNTLIVVEHDEATMRRADTIVDMGPGPGKRGGEVVAQGDFEDICAAEESITGDYLSGRKSIPVPDERRGFEETLTVRGARQHNLKDVDVEIPVGAFTAITGVSGSGKSTLMFEILYKALARRMNDNTSVDPGDHDDVEGIENIEKVRLIDQSPIGRTPRSNPATYTGVFDYVRKLFAETSLAKQRGYEKGRFSFNVKGGRCEECGGQGTVKIEMNFLSDVYVPCEACGGSRYNDATLDVEYKGKTIADVLDMSVEEALDFFEHDTRLTSRLQLLSDVGLDYMRLGQPSTTLSGGEAQRIKLAEELGKRDTGDTLYLLDEPTTGLHSEDERKLISVLQRLVDGGNSVVVVEHELDLVKNADHIVDLGPEGGENGGEIVAEGTPEEVAEIEASHTGRYLRDLLPAVDIEGPRSDERKPALADD
- a CDS encoding MFS transporter translates to MVPFERPRTRMLAVVSVSLFLSVLVWFNYSAVLPLIVADWGISGTRAGIVFAAFQAGYLAAIVPVGMLVDRRSPRWSIAVGATVTGGASLAFGLFATGFLSGTLLRLVAGVGMAGVYVPGMRFVAEWYPETARGTAMGVYVGTFSASSGLSFLLAGSVAAALDWRTAVVATSVGALCVAPLVLVAGHDAPDAERTGGGVDLAVLRNRPYLAAVGVYSWHNWELFGMRNWLPAFLIAAPALAATRSPELLAGTLVGVAVALGGPGNLLGGALSDRVGRLRVVAVALATSGLISATLGLLDWLSLPALVALVFVYGVAVTMDSAPTSTAITEIVAPERIGTALSIQSFVGFSTTVVSPVVFGWALDAGGYALAFPTLAVGALAGLVCVGALRYTSRGART